The sequence below is a genomic window from Candidatus Poribacteria bacterium.
TGCGTTGCTGGTGTTGTAATTCTTTGCAGGCTCAATACAATTCTGACACCCTGACCGGCATTCACAACTTTCAGCGATTTCAATTCCTTTTCTCAGCACATCTTGCCAGACGCTGAAAAGTTTTTTAGCAACACCAATACCACCAGCGTAATTTTCGTAGTAATACGTAGTTGGTGCGTCACCGATTTTTGAATAGGTACTTGTGTCAAATCGGTCCGCCGGAATGACGAACATTCCTCCAACACGGATGATATGCTCCAGTGCACTGATCCCGTCAGTGGTTCTTTCACTCGGTGGAACATTTATCCAAAAGGCATGCAAATTGGGTAGATAGTATGCATCATTAGTTTGGTGCAGTTCCCTTGGATCGCCTGTGCGCTCATCTACTATTCTGTAGCCTGAGAAATTCATCGTGAGGTTTACTACCCCATAGTACACCTCAATTTCACCATAAGTGACTCCGTCGAAAAAGTTTGTTGGTGTCAGCACTGTTTAAAAACTTGGATCTGTTCTAAGACTGTGCTCAGTATCAGTCAAGACGACTGCATCTGCCTCATGGGCATGTACAGAGTACTTTCGACCAAAGAAAGTGAAAATGGCCCCAATGTAAGCTTCCCGAAACCTCCGCATCTCCGAAATTTGTCCGAGTTTCTCGTTCCCTCCACAGGTATTGGCAGCTGCCAAAGTCGTCTCCATCGTGCCCAACGCAATCACATTGCGTGTTGTTTATGGGTTTAGGTGAGTTTGACGCGTGCCGCACGTGCAGCCGGTCAAACCATTTATCAACTCAAAGAAAGTTTACTTGAGGATTACATACGAAAACAACTTCACAAACCTACTATTTCTGTCAATATTGCGTAAGTCCTAGTCCATAAGGAGTTCTTTTGTTGAATAGTGGATTAAGGCAGATAAAATTAACGCCTTCTGTTATCATTTCGCTTACGATTGCAAATTACCACCACGCCAAAGTAACTTTTATACGTAGCAAGACTGACGCAAAGTTATACAATTTCTAAGCGTTTATATTGCATTAACCTTTCGTGGATGCAAAGGCTCACAGTCTCTGCAACAAGCATGCACAAACTAAAGTTTATGCTACAATTTCAATCAGAAAGGGTATTATACTATTCCTAAGAGGTTACATTGCATTTATAGGAACAAGACTGGACAGGCTAACAGCCTATGCTACAATTGGAGATGTTCCTAAACCACTTGTTTCCGATTTGCGACGTAAGGCGGCTCCAGCATCAACTTCTGATCCTCATCTGCCATCAGATTGCGGAGTTCGTCGTCGTATCTGCCTTGCCCCCATGACGAGTGACCGGGTGAGTACTTGAACAGAATTGAACGTCGTTCATGGGAAGCAGTCCAAGGAAGGGTGCCGTGCGTCAATGCTTCTGTGAAGATGACGACATCTCCTGCTTTCTGATGTACCGGTGCCATGCAGATTTTGTTCTCCTCAACGGGTCGGAAATCGTCTGGACACCGATAATTACTCTTGTGGCTTCCGGGAATACAGCAGAAACCTCCGTGTCCTGGCAGCATATCGGTCAATGCCCATGATGCGACGGTTAAGCCGTTATACATCCGGT
It includes:
- a CDS encoding DUF1998 domain-containing protein, which produces MNFSGYRIVDERTGDPRELHQTNDAYYLPNLHAFWINVPPSERTTDGISALEHIIRVGGMFVIPADRFDTSTYSKIGDAPTTYYYENYAGGIGVAKKLFSVWQDVLRKGIEIAESCECRSGCQNCIEPAKNYNTSNADDKIDKRGGIALAIHILEEAKRGPDRRFQDGMMVPV
- a CDS encoding phytanoyl-CoA dioxygenase family protein; this encodes MNAEEKYLFDLWGYINIENVLGTDELAELNALIDAQEYPDPVDDDVYSQRFGGFLSWENNAFRKLLNHPRIMPFLAEIVGPKFRLDHVYGILMIEGNPGGRLHGGGTPYDPAQYYVFRNDRMYNGLTVASWALTDMLPGHGGFCCIPGSHKSNYRCPDDFRPVEENKICMAPVHQKAGDVVIFTEALTHGTLPWTASHERRSILFKYSPGHSSWGQGRYDDELRNLMADEDQKLMLEPPYVANRKQVV